A single genomic interval of Aegicerativicinus sediminis harbors:
- a CDS encoding elongation factor G, whose product MKVFDNKHIKNVVFVGAHRTGKTTLAETMLFEAGLLNRRGTVEQKNTVSDYHDLEQERGASVFATPLHTEWRNYKINIIDTPGLDDFIGEIISSIRVADTIVTLIGADQGVEVGTEIIWNYIDKYHKPTVFVINKIDHEKAKFDVALQSLQQLVGKNAIPIQYPHTIDGAQCIIDVLKMKMYKFGPEGGKPEKLPIPESELDKANYLHNELVEKAAENDESLMELFFEKGTLNEDELRQGIKIGMLNHEVFPVFCVSALNDMGSGRLMGFIDNVAPAATELKAEQTIEGELIEPKLEGNTSLFVFKTLYQSNLGQITFFKVKSGEVNLNDKLYNTRTGESEVLNQLYVMDGKTRHAVQKLTVGDIGATTKLKYTDTNDTLASKAECGTIKPIKFPQPRLTRAVSAVNSSDDEKLSEALKKIHSQDLTADISYSHETKETLLGTQGELHLAIINWILINEYGIEAKFEDPKISYRETIQRSSTASYRHKKQSGGSGQFGEVHLKIEPWFEGMPEPEGFSIRGKEEVDLSWGGKLVFYNCIVGGVIDARYLPSIMKGIMEVMESGPLTKSYIRDVRVMVYDGKMHAVDSNDISFKLAGAYAFKQAFLNANPKLLEPTDKVSIRVPESLVGNVMTELQSRRAIIQGIESEGGMQVLNCIIPTVELTDFSTQLRSLTQGRATYTTTFEGYSAVPSHIQSKLLEKSELETV is encoded by the coding sequence ATGAAAGTATTTGACAACAAACACATTAAAAATGTCGTCTTCGTTGGCGCCCATAGAACAGGTAAAACCACCCTTGCAGAGACCATGCTTTTTGAAGCTGGTCTTCTTAATAGGAGGGGTACCGTAGAGCAAAAAAATACGGTATCAGATTACCATGATTTAGAACAAGAACGTGGAGCCTCGGTTTTCGCCACTCCCTTACATACCGAGTGGCGAAACTATAAGATCAACATTATAGACACCCCAGGTTTAGATGATTTTATCGGAGAAATTATATCATCAATAAGGGTAGCGGACACAATAGTAACATTAATCGGTGCAGACCAAGGAGTTGAGGTAGGCACCGAAATTATTTGGAACTATATTGATAAGTACCATAAACCCACAGTTTTCGTAATCAACAAAATTGATCATGAAAAGGCAAAATTCGATGTCGCCTTACAAAGTCTTCAGCAATTGGTAGGAAAAAACGCTATTCCAATTCAATATCCTCATACAATAGATGGGGCACAATGTATTATTGATGTCCTTAAAATGAAGATGTATAAATTTGGTCCCGAGGGAGGTAAACCAGAAAAATTACCAATTCCTGAATCTGAACTCGACAAAGCTAATTACCTACACAATGAATTAGTTGAAAAAGCTGCTGAAAATGACGAATCCTTAATGGAATTGTTCTTCGAAAAAGGAACATTGAATGAAGACGAATTAAGGCAGGGAATTAAAATAGGAATGCTCAACCATGAAGTATTCCCAGTATTCTGTGTTTCAGCCTTAAATGATATGGGTAGCGGTCGGTTAATGGGCTTTATTGACAATGTTGCCCCTGCCGCTACAGAATTAAAAGCAGAACAAACCATTGAAGGAGAATTGATTGAACCAAAACTAGAAGGAAATACTTCATTATTCGTCTTCAAGACTTTATACCAATCAAATCTTGGCCAGATAACTTTCTTTAAGGTAAAATCTGGTGAAGTTAATCTTAATGATAAATTATATAATACTCGTACTGGAGAGTCTGAAGTATTAAATCAACTTTATGTAATGGACGGCAAAACTCGGCATGCTGTTCAAAAATTAACCGTAGGGGATATAGGGGCTACTACAAAGCTTAAATATACTGATACAAATGACACCTTAGCATCCAAAGCAGAATGTGGTACAATCAAGCCAATAAAATTCCCCCAACCTAGACTTACAAGGGCTGTATCGGCAGTTAACTCAAGCGATGATGAAAAACTAAGCGAGGCATTAAAAAAGATTCACAGCCAAGATCTTACTGCGGACATATCATATTCACACGAAACCAAAGAAACCTTATTGGGTACACAGGGCGAATTGCATTTAGCCATAATCAATTGGATTTTAATAAATGAATATGGTATTGAGGCCAAATTTGAAGATCCAAAAATTTCCTATAGAGAAACCATACAAAGAAGTTCAACCGCAAGTTACCGCCATAAAAAACAATCAGGTGGATCGGGTCAATTTGGTGAAGTACACCTAAAAATTGAACCATGGTTTGAAGGCATGCCAGAGCCAGAAGGATTTTCTATTAGAGGCAAAGAAGAAGTTGATCTTTCATGGGGCGGTAAATTGGTTTTCTACAACTGTATAGTGGGAGGAGTAATCGATGCCCGTTATTTGCCATCCATTATGAAAGGGATTATGGAAGTGATGGAATCTGGACCTCTCACCAAGTCTTACATTCGAGATGTTAGGGTAATGGTCTATGACGGAAAAATGCATGCCGTTGATAGCAACGACATATCATTTAAACTAGCAGGCGCCTATGCCTTTAAGCAAGCCTTTTTAAATGCAAATCCAAAATTATTAGAACCAACGGATAAGGTTTCCATTAGGGTGCCCGAATCATTGGTAGGAAATGTTATGACGGAATTGCAGAGTAGGAGGGCAATCATTCAAGGAATTGAATCTGAAGGCGGTATGCAAGTTTTGAATTGCATCATTCCGACCGTAGAACTCACCGATTTTTCGACCCAACTACGCTCGCTAACACAAGGTAGGGCTACTTACACAACAACGTTCGAAGGATATAGTGCCGTGCCATCACATATTCAAAGCAAACTTTTGGAAAAATCAGAATTAGAAACAGTATAA
- a CDS encoding HPF/RaiA family ribosome-associated protein, whose amino-acid sequence MTVNFEYHDVKSSETLEAFAKGHLEKLFNKYEFLIRADVFFKVENTAEETTGKISGIRLSVPGPRLFAESSKDTFKKSFSEAVEQLERQLRKRKGKMQSYN is encoded by the coding sequence ATGACGGTAAATTTTGAATATCACGACGTAAAATCGAGTGAGACCCTTGAGGCCTTTGCTAAGGGGCATTTAGAAAAACTTTTCAACAAGTATGAATTCCTAATTCGTGCGGATGTTTTTTTTAAAGTAGAAAATACTGCAGAAGAAACCACCGGGAAGATTTCGGGTATTAGATTAAGTGTGCCTGGACCAAGACTATTTGCGGAAAGCAGTAAGGATACTTTCAAAAAAAGTTTTTCCGAAGCCGTCGAACAATTAGAACGACAATTAAGAAAAAGGAAAGGCAAAATGCAGTCTTATAACTAG